A genomic region of Cannabis sativa cultivar Pink pepper isolate KNU-18-1 chromosome 1, ASM2916894v1, whole genome shotgun sequence contains the following coding sequences:
- the LOC133036621 gene encoding uncharacterized protein LOC133036621, producing the protein MDRSPWTFKNAPLIFERLKPGDVSREVPLHHLNIWVQLHDIRSVFKTKQVVRDAGNYIGSFIKFDKNNFNGVWRDYLRVRVRLNIEKPLKRRMKLQQIGGDWFWINFQYEFMSTFCFIYGVIGHTDKFCSRLFIQPTLTIVKPYGMFMKIMPRQTQYAMGAKWL; encoded by the coding sequence ATGGATAGGAGTCCATGGACGTTTAAAAATGCTCCTCTCATCTTTGAACGGTTGAAACCAGGGGATGTTTCTCGGGAGGTTCCTTTGCATCATCTCAATATATGGGTGCAACTACATGATATTAGGTCGGTCTTCAAAACGAAACAAGTTGTACGGGATGCTGGAAATTATATTGGTAGCTTTATTAAGTTTGATAAGAATAATTTTAATGGTGTTTGGAGAGATTATTTGCGGGTTCGGGTTCGTTTAAACATTGAAAAACCATTGAAGCGCAGAATGAAGTTGCAACAGATTGGTGGCGACTGGTTTTGGATTAATTTTCAGTATGAATTTATGTCGACTTTCTGCTTTATCTATGGGGTGATTGGGCATACGGATAAGTTTTGTTCTCGATTGTTTATTCAACCAACCTTAACAATCGTTAAGCCTTATGGCATGTTCATGAAAATAATGCCACGACAAACTCAGTATGCGATGGGAGCTAAATGGCTCTAG